From the Solanum stenotomum isolate F172 chromosome 4, ASM1918654v1, whole genome shotgun sequence genome, one window contains:
- the LOC125861283 gene encoding uncharacterized protein LOC125861283: protein MKRPIITKFLQPKTKIENKGCSSSRWSKNFRRLHRRHKIQRSVGANDVEMESTNLQIVNFNQVEMETTDLQIINSNQVEMESIDLQILNSNEVEVDPTSLNSDVISITENNNGYKSGDDDIELQNILFYSAQFHFGKNLESSSNHGIGKKPMKIEYFVIPDSLNLKNSITQKGESSCIFCEICEDAFSLSNTMMWGTNCNHRYCEECIHNYIGKKINEVIHEVAIRCPASDCKEILDIDLIMPVDFLIRVRDASRLIKVLALPLVIDCPYMDCMGKLIDDQQGYPIRACPECWKLFCVNCKSLHFRMTCEIYQFSRQLNLLYWQQQQEEEEEETP from the coding sequence ATGAAGCGCCCTATCATAACCAAATTCTTGCAGCCGAAGACAAAGATCGAGAACAAAGGTTGTTCATCATCAAGATGGTCGAAGAATTTCCGAAGACTCCATAGAAGACACAAAATTCAGAGATCTGTCGGAGCCAACGATGTCGAAATGGAATCAACAAATTTGCAAATCGTGAATTTCAATCAAGTTGAAATGGAAACAACAGATTTGCAAATAATAAATTCCAATCAAGTTGAAATGGAATCAATAGATTTGCAAATCTTGAACTCCAACGAAGTCGAAGTTGATCCTACCTCACTGAATTCTGATGTCATCTCTATCACTGAAAATAACAATGGCTACAAGAGCGGAGATGATGATATCGAGTTgcaaaatattcttttttactCAGCTCAGTTTCATTTTGGTAAGAACTTGGAATCAAGCTCTAATCATGGTATTGGTAAAAAACCTATGAAAATTGAGTATTTTGTTATTCCAGATTCACTTAACCTAAAGAATAGTATTACTCAAAAGGGGGAATCTTCATGTATATTCTGTGAAATCTGTGAAGATGCATTTTCGCTGTCAAACACAATGATGTGGGGCACCAATTGCAATCATCGTTACTGTGAAGAATGCATTCATAATTATATAGGTAAAAAGATCAACGAGGTTATCCATGAGGTTGCTATAAGGTGTCCTGCTTCTGATTGCAAGGAAATTTTGGATATCGATTTAATAATGCCGGTTGATTTTCTTATTCGAGTAAGAGATGCCAGTCGACTAATAAAAGTTTTGGCTTTGCCACTAGTTATTGATTGCCCTTATATGGATTGTATGGGTAAACTGATCGATGATCAACAAGGATATCCAATTAGGGCATGTCCTGAGTGTTGGAAACTTTTTTGTGTCAATTGTAAATCCTTACATTTTCGAATGACATGTGAGATTTATCAGTTTAGTAGGCAATTGAATTTGTTGTACTGGCAGCAgcagcaagaagaagaagaagaagaaactccATGA